From one Thermococcus sp. genomic stretch:
- the pstC gene encoding phosphate ABC transporter permease subunit PstC, which yields MRDRLKLILFPAVIFVFVLFALMLGVYFYNSMPIFHREGLDIYLKNIWNAAEEAEKEYYGILAAIWGSVYTSLVALIIALPLATAYSIFVVDYSPKKLKNILIILSDVMAGLPTIIYGIWGVFVLAPLLRRYIMQPLHDHFSFIPFFSYPPLSGFSYFSAGVLLGIMVTPFASAIIREAYQMIPFTYREAAYSLGTTKLEATKILLGYIRPAIYSGTILAFGRAVGETAAVSLIIGNTFNLTLALFAPGYTISSLIANQFGNAFIYSYMTSALFAAGLALFVIGLAVNILGIHMLRRWERNVKL from the coding sequence ATGAGGGACAGACTGAAACTGATCCTGTTTCCTGCGGTAATTTTTGTTTTTGTGCTCTTTGCTCTGATGCTCGGGGTTTACTTTTACAACTCAATGCCAATATTTCACAGGGAGGGTCTTGACATATACCTGAAGAACATCTGGAACGCTGCGGAAGAGGCGGAGAAAGAGTACTACGGAATTCTGGCGGCAATCTGGGGAAGTGTCTATACATCCCTCGTGGCACTCATTATAGCTCTTCCCCTTGCAACAGCATACTCAATATTCGTCGTTGATTATTCCCCCAAAAAGCTCAAGAACATCCTCATAATACTCTCGGACGTGATGGCTGGCCTGCCAACAATTATCTACGGTATATGGGGTGTGTTTGTCCTCGCACCACTCCTGAGAAGATACATCATGCAGCCCCTCCACGACCACTTTTCGTTCATACCCTTCTTTTCGTACCCCCCTCTATCCGGCTTTTCGTACTTTTCGGCCGGAGTCCTCCTCGGAATAATGGTAACACCCTTTGCCTCTGCCATAATAAGGGAAGCATATCAGATGATACCCTTCACATACAGAGAAGCAGCCTACAGCCTCGGCACAACCAAACTTGAGGCAACAAAAATACTCCTCGGATACATACGGCCGGCAATATATTCCGGGACAATACTGGCATTCGGCAGAGCTGTCGGAGAAACGGCGGCGGTTAGCCTCATTATAGGAAACACGTTTAACCTGACACTCGCTCTGTTTGCACCGGGATATACGATATCCTCATTGATAGCAAATCAGTTCGGGAACGCCTTTATCTACAGCTACATGACATCCGCACTGTTTGCCGCAGGTCTTGCACTGTTTGTTATAGGACTTGCCGTCAATATCCTCGGAATTCACATGCTGAGGAGGTGGGAACGCAATGTCAAGCTATGA
- a CDS encoding fumarylacetoacetate hydrolase family protein, protein MVRLPYLDGFYELHPSKIVALARNYAEHAKEMNSDVHKKPVFFLKPPSALIGPDEPIILPGMSKRVDHEVELAVIIGKRANRIPKEKAMDYVLGYTVILDITARDLQAEARERGLPWTIAKGFDTFAPIGPRVVDKRELSIDDLEIGLKVNGQLRQLARTSEMIFKVQEIIEYVSAIMTLEPGDIIATGTPAGVGPLRHGDRVEAWIEGIGKLEEDVLAEKMGNKHQ, encoded by the coding sequence ATGGTACGGCTTCCTTACTTGGACGGTTTCTACGAGCTCCATCCGAGCAAGATAGTGGCCCTTGCCAGGAACTACGCCGAGCACGCCAAGGAGATGAACAGCGACGTCCATAAAAAGCCCGTCTTCTTCTTAAAACCCCCGAGCGCCTTAATCGGTCCGGACGAGCCGATAATCCTGCCGGGGATGAGCAAGCGCGTTGACCACGAGGTTGAGCTTGCGGTGATAATCGGGAAGCGCGCGAATCGCATTCCAAAAGAGAAGGCAATGGACTACGTTCTGGGCTACACGGTAATCCTTGACATAACCGCGAGAGACCTTCAGGCCGAGGCAAGGGAGAGGGGCCTTCCCTGGACGATAGCGAAGGGCTTCGACACCTTCGCACCGATCGGCCCGAGGGTGGTTGATAAACGCGAACTGAGCATAGATGACCTTGAAATCGGCCTCAAGGTAAACGGCCAGCTTAGACAGCTTGCAAGGACGAGCGAGATGATATTCAAAGTCCAGGAGATAATCGAATACGTCTCGGCCATAATGACCCTTGAGCCGGGCGACATAATAGCGACCGGGACCCCGGCTGGAGTCGGCCCGCTCAGGCACGGTGATAGGGTTGAGGCATGGATAGAGGGAATTGGGAAGCTTGAGGAGGACGTCTTAGCTGAAAAAATGGGGAATAAACATCAATGA
- a CDS encoding phosphate ABC transporter ATP-binding protein, which yields MSITSADLAIETVRLKIWYGDNMVIKGINLKIPKNVVFALMGPSGCGKSTLLRAFNRLLELRENTRVEGEVRLFGKNIYREDVDPIEIRKDVGMVFQYPNPFPHLTIYDNVAIGVKLNGLVKNREELDKRVEWALKKAALWDEVKDRLRDYPANLSGGQRQRLVIARALAMKPKVLLMDEPTANVDPVGTKKIEELLFELKQDYTIVLVTHSPAQAARISDHVAFLYLGEIIEVGPTRKVFENPEHELTEKYVTGALG from the coding sequence ATGAGCATAACCTCAGCCGACCTCGCAATTGAAACCGTCAGGCTGAAGATATGGTACGGGGATAACATGGTTATAAAGGGAATCAATCTCAAGATTCCAAAAAACGTTGTATTTGCCCTGATGGGTCCGAGCGGATGCGGAAAATCAACCCTGTTAAGGGCGTTTAACAGACTCCTCGAACTCAGAGAAAACACAAGGGTTGAGGGTGAGGTCAGACTGTTCGGGAAGAATATTTACAGGGAGGATGTGGATCCCATTGAAATAAGGAAAGACGTTGGCATGGTCTTCCAGTATCCGAATCCCTTCCCCCACCTAACGATTTACGACAACGTTGCAATTGGTGTTAAGCTCAACGGACTTGTTAAGAACAGAGAGGAGCTTGATAAAAGAGTTGAGTGGGCTCTAAAAAAAGCAGCGCTCTGGGATGAGGTGAAGGACAGGCTCAGGGATTATCCTGCAAACCTGAGCGGGGGGCAGAGGCAGAGACTCGTCATTGCACGGGCACTGGCCATGAAACCTAAAGTGCTGCTGATGGACGAACCCACAGCAAATGTTGACCCTGTCGGCACAAAGAAAATTGAAGAGCTGCTCTTTGAGCTGAAGCAGGATTACACAATAGTCCTCGTTACCCATTCACCCGCCCAAGCCGCCCGTATAAGCGATCACGTTGCATTCCTCTACCTCGGAGAGATCATTGAGGTGGGCCCAACAAGAAAGGTTTTCGAGAATCCAGAACATGAGCTAACCGAGAAGTATGTAACGGGGGCACTTGGATGA
- a CDS encoding GTPase — MKQRKAWRVVREVVEEADIIVEVVDARDPIGTRNRKLERLVQEEGKPLLIVMNKADLVPKEWTEEYKRRSDLPVVFISARERKGTGILRKELKKLAKSLLDERERVKVALIGYPNVGKSTIINTLKGKRAVGTAPIPGYTKGKQLIRLSKRIWLLDSPGVVPIDDFDELVIKGGFPADKIEEPVKPALKLISRILETRKEAITEKFGIEEFESEEEVLRKIGERRGLIKARGEVDLEETARWFLREWQTGRFTLFTNEKERNRDFAWGFKEILDGVERELLLDPRRILWRFEDELWEKLDGQKKAGIREIEGVIVGIATGFKKCDSAVKFLEELTGKHVLASECFGKKWKGVIAIME; from the coding sequence ATGAAGCAGAGGAAGGCGTGGAGAGTGGTGAGAGAGGTAGTTGAGGAGGCAGATATCATTGTTGAGGTAGTTGACGCTCGCGACCCCATCGGAACGAGAAACAGAAAGCTTGAGAGGCTCGTTCAGGAGGAGGGCAAGCCGCTCCTCATCGTTATGAACAAGGCAGATTTGGTGCCCAAGGAGTGGACAGAGGAGTACAAGAGGAGGAGCGACCTTCCGGTCGTTTTTATAAGCGCCCGTGAGAGAAAGGGGACAGGAATCTTAAGGAAAGAACTCAAAAAGCTCGCAAAATCCTTGCTGGATGAGAGGGAGAGGGTTAAGGTCGCCCTCATAGGCTACCCCAACGTTGGAAAGAGCACGATAATCAACACCCTAAAGGGCAAGAGGGCAGTCGGGACCGCTCCAATACCTGGCTACACGAAGGGGAAGCAGCTGATAAGGCTCAGCAAGAGGATATGGCTCCTCGACAGCCCGGGAGTTGTTCCCATCGATGATTTCGACGAGCTGGTGATTAAGGGCGGCTTTCCAGCCGATAAGATAGAGGAACCTGTAAAGCCGGCCCTCAAGCTCATCTCCAGAATCCTGGAAACGAGGAAGGAAGCGATAACCGAGAAGTTCGGAATAGAGGAGTTCGAGAGCGAGGAGGAAGTTCTCAGAAAGATAGGGGAGAGGAGGGGTTTGATAAAGGCCAGAGGAGAGGTTGACTTGGAGGAGACTGCGAGGTGGTTCCTGAGGGAGTGGCAGACGGGTCGCTTCACGCTCTTCACTAACGAGAAAGAGAGAAACCGGGACTTCGCGTGGGGCTTCAAGGAAATCCTCGATGGAGTTGAGAGGGAACTCCTCCTCGATCCAAGGAGAATACTCTGGCGATTTGAGGACGAGCTCTGGGAGAAGCTAGATGGCCAGAAGAAAGCGGGAATCAGGGAGATAGAGGGAGTAATCGTTGGCATAGCGACCGGGTTTAAAAAGTGCGACTCAGCGGTTAAGTTCCTCGAGGAGCTGACCGGCAAGCACGTTTTAGCGAGCGAGTGCTTCGGGAAGAAGTGGAAGGGAGTAATAGCGATAATGGAGTGA
- the pstS gene encoding phosphate ABC transporter substrate-binding protein PstS encodes MKKAFALMAVGILLFAVLSSGCIGGSTSTQTPTTVTQKETVTAKPVVLRTTGATFPMYQIQKWIEVYQKLNPDVKIEYEGGGSGHGQEAFLKGLTDIGRTDPPVKEDVWKKFLATGDQPLQFPEVVGAVVVSFNVPGVKELKLSREVLAEIFLGEIQYWDDPKIKNLNPDAKLPHEKIIVVHRSDSSGTTAIFTTYLSLISKEWAEKVGAGKVVNWPVDKMGRGLAGKGNPGVVAILKQTKYSIAYTELSYAINENLPVAALENKAGKFVKPTEDTIKAAVANVKAFIPSPTEGYKENLKQLLDAPGDESYPIVAFTHMLVWENKNGKHYSPEKAKAIKAFLKWVLTEGQKPENLAPGYVGLPKEVAEIGLKAVDMIQG; translated from the coding sequence ATGAAAAAGGCCTTCGCCCTGATGGCTGTTGGAATCCTCCTGTTTGCCGTCCTTTCAAGCGGCTGCATAGGAGGCAGTACCTCGACCCAGACTCCCACGACGGTTACCCAGAAGGAGACTGTCACAGCAAAACCGGTTGTTTTGAGAACCACAGGAGCAACATTTCCGATGTACCAGATTCAGAAGTGGATTGAAGTTTACCAGAAGCTCAATCCCGATGTTAAGATCGAATATGAAGGTGGAGGCAGCGGGCACGGACAGGAGGCTTTCCTCAAGGGCTTGACCGACATCGGAAGAACAGATCCTCCCGTTAAGGAGGATGTGTGGAAGAAATTCCTAGCCACAGGAGATCAACCGCTACAGTTTCCCGAGGTTGTTGGAGCAGTTGTTGTATCGTTCAACGTTCCGGGGGTTAAAGAACTCAAACTCAGCAGGGAAGTTTTAGCTGAGATATTCCTCGGTGAAATCCAGTACTGGGATGATCCAAAAATAAAGAACCTCAATCCTGATGCAAAACTTCCGCACGAAAAAATCATAGTCGTGCACAGGAGTGATTCAAGCGGAACAACCGCCATATTCACAACTTACCTCAGCCTGATAAGCAAGGAGTGGGCTGAGAAAGTCGGTGCTGGAAAAGTAGTAAACTGGCCCGTCGATAAGATGGGCAGGGGGCTGGCAGGAAAGGGCAACCCCGGTGTCGTTGCAATTCTCAAGCAGACCAAATACAGCATAGCATACACGGAGCTCTCATATGCGATTAACGAAAACCTTCCAGTCGCTGCCCTTGAGAACAAGGCCGGCAAGTTCGTTAAACCAACGGAGGATACCATCAAGGCAGCTGTTGCAAATGTCAAAGCGTTCATACCAAGCCCCACGGAGGGCTACAAAGAAAACCTCAAGCAGCTTCTTGATGCTCCGGGTGATGAGTCCTATCCGATTGTGGCATTCACCCATATGCTGGTGTGGGAAAACAAGAACGGAAAGCACTACAGTCCGGAGAAAGCTAAGGCCATAAAGGCCTTCCTCAAATGGGTTCTCACGGAAGGCCAGAAACCGGAGAATCTCGCTCCCGGCTACGTTGGTCTCCCGAAAGAAGTTGCTGAGATAGGTCTCAAAGCAGTTGATATGATACAGGGGTGA
- a CDS encoding sugar phosphate isomerase/epimerase, which translates to MKVGVNSFIIREISGHGFSVDELPVDVIELGFDDMPVLTPSGINWEVLHELLSLNVDFTLHAPCSDGKNIKLDLGVNSRKNIRIMENVFRIAQILDAEYVVVHGGDIRNNYHRAFINTKRQLMEIATIAEEYEVKLVMENLTDNRIGAFPHELLPFLEKNVSVCLDIGHAFLTSLKYRLDIGEYFLLDDIEHVHLHDNSGARDEHRAMGEGRIDFNNILPKILFRKPKNIIWEIREYQKADNIIKSILSVKSPKIRVVR; encoded by the coding sequence ATGAAAGTCGGCGTAAACTCCTTCATAATCAGGGAGATTTCAGGCCACGGCTTTTCTGTAGATGAGCTTCCGGTTGATGTAATCGAGCTGGGCTTTGATGATATGCCGGTTTTAACTCCCTCCGGAATAAACTGGGAGGTACTGCACGAGCTCCTCTCTCTCAACGTTGATTTCACGCTTCATGCTCCCTGCTCCGATGGAAAGAACATCAAACTTGATCTCGGGGTAAATTCGAGAAAAAATATCAGAATAATGGAGAACGTTTTCAGAATAGCCCAGATCCTTGATGCTGAATACGTTGTTGTTCATGGAGGAGATATCCGGAACAACTATCACAGGGCATTTATAAACACAAAGAGGCAGCTCATGGAAATAGCAACGATAGCCGAGGAATATGAAGTGAAGCTCGTCATGGAAAATCTAACTGACAACAGGATCGGGGCTTTTCCACACGAGCTACTCCCGTTCCTCGAAAAAAATGTTTCAGTATGCCTCGACATAGGACATGCATTTCTGACATCACTGAAATACAGGCTTGATATCGGGGAATACTTCCTGCTCGATGATATAGAGCATGTGCACCTTCACGACAACAGCGGTGCGAGAGATGAGCACAGGGCTATGGGTGAAGGCCGCATCGATTTCAACAATATTCTTCCGAAAATACTGTTTAGAAAGCCAAAGAACATCATCTGGGAGATCAGAGAGTATCAGAAAGCGGATAATATCATCAAAAGCATTCTATCAGTTAAAAGTCCCAAAATCCGGGTGGTTCGATGA
- the trm14 gene encoding tRNA (guanine(6)-N2)-methyltransferase — MRLLLTTSQGIEDLARAEVENLLSELGVPFRVEERPLGVEGRLLAEVGEAFYTDEKGRKRELSVSTYLNERSRLLHRVIVEIASERFEGIGEEEPEKVLRRIEEFVSELPVERFVKVSESFAVRSFRKGEHRITSIDISKTVGKAIFERLERFGSPKVNLDHPAVIFRAELIGDVFFLGIDTTGDSSLHKRPWRVYDHPAHLKASIANALIELANPEGGPFMDPFCGSGTIPIELALRSYTGEITCLEKFRKHLYGAKMNALAAGVRDRIEFLLGDATRLSEYVESVDFAVSNLPYGLKIGRKSSIPRLYMDFFGELAKVLGKRGVFITTEKRAIERAITENGFEIKHHRLIGHGGLMVHLYIIM; from the coding sequence ATGAGACTCCTCCTAACGACCTCACAGGGGATAGAAGACCTTGCGAGGGCCGAGGTCGAGAACCTGCTCTCGGAATTAGGAGTTCCGTTTCGGGTGGAGGAGAGGCCTTTGGGCGTCGAGGGGAGGCTTCTGGCTGAGGTCGGCGAAGCTTTCTACACCGACGAGAAGGGAAGAAAAAGGGAGCTTAGCGTTTCAACCTATCTTAACGAGCGCTCAAGGCTCCTCCACCGCGTTATAGTTGAGATAGCGAGCGAGCGTTTTGAGGGAATAGGTGAAGAAGAGCCCGAGAAGGTGTTGAGGAGGATAGAAGAGTTTGTCTCAGAGCTTCCGGTGGAGCGTTTCGTCAAGGTGAGCGAGAGCTTCGCGGTTCGCTCTTTCCGGAAGGGGGAGCACAGGATAACAAGCATCGATATATCCAAGACCGTCGGAAAGGCGATATTCGAGAGGCTTGAGCGCTTTGGCAGTCCAAAGGTGAACCTCGACCATCCTGCGGTGATTTTCAGGGCGGAACTTATAGGAGACGTCTTTTTTCTCGGGATAGATACCACCGGAGATAGCTCGCTCCACAAGAGGCCCTGGCGCGTTTACGACCACCCTGCTCACCTTAAGGCCAGCATAGCGAACGCACTCATAGAGCTGGCTAATCCGGAGGGAGGCCCATTTATGGACCCCTTCTGCGGTTCGGGAACTATTCCAATTGAGTTGGCTCTAAGAAGTTACACAGGTGAGATAACCTGCCTTGAGAAGTTCAGGAAACACCTTTACGGGGCGAAGATGAACGCCTTGGCGGCCGGAGTTAGGGATAGAATAGAGTTCCTCCTCGGCGACGCCACGAGGCTGAGCGAATACGTTGAGAGCGTTGACTTCGCGGTGAGCAACCTCCCCTACGGGTTGAAGATTGGGCGGAAGAGCTCCATTCCGCGGCTCTACATGGACTTCTTCGGTGAGCTCGCCAAGGTTTTGGGGAAGAGGGGAGTCTTCATAACCACTGAAAAGAGGGCGATAGAGAGGGCGATAACCGAGAACGGCTTTGAAATCAAGCACCACAGGCTTATCGGCCACGGCGGGCTGATGGTTCATCTATATATTATCATGTGA
- the pstA gene encoding phosphate ABC transporter permease PstA yields the protein MSSYDYSTRKIKEKAFLLIVAFLTFTMFIPLFHIFLTVFIRGFPVLAENGTKFITGTFQDGGIGPAILGTLMLVVLASLLGLPVALLVGIYAYEYPRSNIGKITKAILQIMLEFPTILVGIFVMQILVFPMGSYSALAGALSLAIIMMPYIAVYTTEALRQIPFTYREAAFGMGLTRIKVVFRILIPMAKRGILTGVLIGIAKVAGETAPLLFTAGGAYQTYYQGITKPVGAIPLLIYQLIQSPSNEYHEIAWGASLVLLIIFLALFIPVRLSLKEVKL from the coding sequence ATGTCAAGCTATGATTACAGCACAAGGAAAATCAAAGAAAAGGCATTCCTGCTTATCGTCGCATTTTTGACGTTCACAATGTTCATTCCACTGTTCCATATCTTCCTCACCGTTTTCATCAGAGGATTTCCGGTTCTGGCTGAGAACGGGACAAAATTCATAACCGGCACCTTTCAGGACGGAGGAATAGGGCCGGCCATCCTCGGGACACTGATGCTCGTTGTTCTCGCATCCCTCCTGGGACTGCCGGTCGCATTGCTCGTCGGAATCTATGCCTATGAATACCCCCGGAGCAACATCGGAAAGATAACAAAAGCCATCCTCCAGATAATGCTGGAATTCCCAACAATACTCGTCGGAATCTTTGTAATGCAGATCCTCGTGTTTCCCATGGGCTCATATTCCGCCCTGGCCGGGGCTCTGTCACTGGCAATAATAATGATGCCGTATATAGCGGTGTATACAACGGAGGCACTCAGGCAGATACCCTTCACCTACAGGGAAGCCGCATTCGGTATGGGTCTGACGAGGATTAAAGTGGTTTTCAGAATTCTTATTCCCATGGCAAAGAGAGGTATCCTGACAGGTGTTCTGATAGGAATTGCAAAGGTTGCCGGAGAAACCGCACCCCTCTTATTCACCGCCGGCGGAGCATACCAGACGTACTATCAGGGCATCACAAAACCCGTGGGTGCAATTCCCCTTTTGATATACCAGCTCATCCAGAGTCCGAGCAATGAATACCACGAGATAGCATGGGGAGCTTCACTCGTGCTCCTCATAATATTCCTCGCACTGTTTATTCCGGTAAGACTGAGTCTTAAGGAGGTGAAATTATGA
- a CDS encoding metallophosphoesterase, with translation MRFVHVTDIHTVSTERECRELYGISLNPRMALLKAAKWIKKLNPEFVVVTGDIAAMADKSYADRVLGWYLTFKEFFVGPLERRGIKVFLIPGNHDVNKAFGLDVYKALFGQDSYFVDINGTRLIFITPKMRTRKCRPTDELINWLREIVTPRSILFSHYPLSQWKRKEEILDIIDGNVIGFFSGHLHRNGLRLDNGFPEVQTSALSGSWWNLWGDEGSIRIVRVDQRGISSKIVSAGG, from the coding sequence ATGAGATTCGTACATGTAACGGATATACATACAGTATCAACGGAGAGGGAATGCCGGGAACTCTATGGTATATCACTCAATCCAAGAATGGCTCTGCTAAAGGCAGCAAAATGGATCAAAAAATTGAATCCAGAATTCGTGGTGGTCACGGGGGACATAGCGGCCATGGCAGATAAGAGCTATGCAGACCGGGTGCTGGGCTGGTATCTCACATTCAAGGAGTTTTTTGTGGGGCCCCTTGAGAGGAGAGGGATTAAGGTGTTCCTGATTCCGGGAAATCATGATGTCAACAAAGCTTTCGGGCTTGATGTTTATAAAGCCCTCTTCGGGCAGGACAGCTATTTCGTTGATATCAATGGAACGAGGCTCATCTTCATAACACCTAAGATGAGGACAAGAAAATGCAGACCAACAGATGAACTGATAAACTGGCTCAGGGAGATTGTAACCCCAAGATCCATCCTATTCTCCCATTATCCACTTTCCCAGTGGAAAAGAAAGGAGGAAATACTTGACATTATTGACGGAAATGTGATCGGATTCTTTTCGGGCCATCTTCACAGAAACGGCCTCAGGCTTGACAATGGCTTTCCGGAAGTGCAGACCTCAGCGCTCTCCGGCAGCTGGTGGAATCTGTGGGGAGATGAGGGGAGCATCAGAATAGTCCGGGTGGATCAGAGAGGAATCTCATCAAAAATAGTTTCGGCAGGTGGTTGA
- a CDS encoding phosphate transporter PhoU, whose amino-acid sequence MKSRLFREIQNLFEELGNTAMDALCPETIGDEVRTEELLWKAADLREKLNDKTIEALIRYQPLARDMRFIRAVLGSTYDTYRVVRHASRINVVLNISPDEKAEHVARDVFNLIRPWLNHGISAIGRDARIPVDDLPFFESSFEELWEHFSKTDDPKIMAVLIHGEGIFNHTKHILSSALYYQLGRKGLEKSPILLIT is encoded by the coding sequence ATGAAATCACGGCTTTTCAGGGAAATCCAAAATCTCTTCGAGGAACTGGGGAATACCGCTATGGATGCACTTTGCCCTGAAACGATTGGGGATGAGGTCAGAACGGAGGAGCTTCTATGGAAAGCGGCTGATCTAAGAGAAAAGCTCAATGATAAAACCATAGAGGCCTTAATACGATATCAGCCCCTCGCAAGGGATATGCGGTTCATAAGGGCGGTTCTCGGCTCGACATATGACACATACAGGGTGGTGCGTCATGCCTCACGGATCAATGTTGTTCTGAATATCTCACCCGACGAAAAGGCTGAGCATGTCGCGCGTGATGTGTTTAACCTGATCCGCCCGTGGTTAAACCACGGAATATCCGCGATTGGCAGGGATGCCCGGATACCCGTGGATGATCTTCCCTTTTTTGAGTCTTCGTTCGAGGAACTGTGGGAGCATTTCTCGAAAACAGATGATCCAAAAATCATGGCCGTGCTCATTCATGGAGAGGGAATATTCAATCATACAAAACACATTCTAAGCTCCGCCCTGTATTATCAGCTGGGGAGGAAGGGGCTGGAAAAGTCCCCCATACTTCTGATAACCTGA
- a CDS encoding phosphate uptake regulator PhoU, with product MRKLLEIGMEQIRKLLREMGNHALESLNSVEKSMDGRFDSTEEIASRLHILRGEVLDIATELLVRYSPMAGDLRFIQSAIDVSYDLYRISRYAMEIERTLKITGVSCPFESSRHALKIVRDMVELAVNAFLEGDEVAIGRLMEMDREVDGLYINSIELLTEDSSPCVAVEALIIRHLERISDHAKYIGEATIYVKEGRRI from the coding sequence ATGAGAAAACTGCTTGAGATTGGTATGGAGCAGATAAGAAAGCTGCTGAGGGAAATGGGAAACCATGCACTGGAGTCCCTCAACTCGGTTGAAAAAAGCATGGATGGCAGATTTGACTCCACAGAAGAGATTGCAAGCAGACTCCATATACTTAGGGGAGAGGTTCTTGACATCGCTACAGAGCTGCTCGTCAGGTATTCCCCGATGGCGGGTGATCTGCGCTTCATACAGAGTGCAATAGATGTTAGCTATGACCTGTACAGGATATCGAGGTATGCCATGGAAATAGAACGCACCCTCAAGATTACCGGTGTCAGCTGCCCCTTTGAAAGCTCAAGGCATGCCCTCAAAATTGTGAGGGATATGGTCGAGCTGGCGGTTAATGCTTTCCTCGAAGGGGATGAGGTGGCTATTGGAAGGCTTATGGAGATGGACAGGGAAGTCGATGGGCTCTACATAAACTCGATAGAACTGCTAACAGAGGACTCAAGTCCATGTGTGGCCGTTGAGGCTCTCATAATACGGCACCTTGAGAGGATAAGCGACCATGCCAAGTATATAGGCGAGGCTACAATCTATGTAAAGGAGGGAAGAAGGATTTAG